The Tubulanus polymorphus chromosome 1, tnTubPoly1.2, whole genome shotgun sequence genome contains a region encoding:
- the LOC141903171 gene encoding uncharacterized protein LOC141903171, whose translation MSKKKSSKPPGKVRNVSDGDSDSSNSDFVWTIKNECDKNKCIRSLKINGQRLKMIIDTGSEQSIIGSVTYSGLLRTRFPLKPTTKLFKAYGGNTLKCMGYFNADISTKEKTIRKYKIYVINGDVEPLLGRKATFALDILTENTFNVKTENDSDPYAELLDKYSDVFDGTGLIKGYVHKVTVDPCVKPVSQRLWRKPYAMENLIDSEMDKMLDLDVIEKSTEGSNWV comes from the coding sequence ATGTCCAAAAAGAAAAGCTCGAAACCTCCCGGTAAAGTTCGAAATGTTTCTGACGGGGATTCGGACAGTTCaaattctgattttgtttGGACTATTAAGAACGAATGCGATAAGAATAAGTGTATTCGATCGTTGAAGATAAACGGACAGCgtttaaagatgataataGACACTGGTTCAGAACAATCAATTATTGGTTCAGTAACGTACAGCGGTCTACTCCGAACAAGATTCCCGTTAAAACCGACGACTAAATTGTTTAAAGCATATGGTGGAAACACGTTGAAATGTATGGGTTACTTTAACGCTGACATCAGTACCAAAGAGAAAACGATTCGAAAATATAAGATATACGTCATAAACGGTGATGTCGAGCCATTGCTTGGACGCAAAGCAACGTTTGCGCTAGATATCTTGACGGAGAACACATTTAATGTCAAGACTGAAAATGATTCAGATCCGTACGCTGAATTATTAGATAAATATAGTGACGTATTCGATGGTACTGGCCTGATTAAAGGATATGTGCACAAAGTTACAGTAGATCCCTGCGTAAAACCTGTTTCTCAACGTTTGTGGCGCAAACCGTATGCGATGGAAAATCTCATTGATTCCGAAATGGATAAAATGCTCGACCTTGACGTAATCGAAAAGTCTACGGAAGGATCCAACTGGGTATAG